DNA from Asticcacaulis sp. ZE23SCel15:
TAAAATTCCGAATGCACCCGTTCCGGAGGCAAATGTGTAAAATGGCCAAAACTCTGGGTATTCTCGAAGATAAAGATCGTATTTTCACCAATTTGTACGGATTCCATGACTGGGGCCTTGACGGTGCGAAGCAGCGCGGCTGCTGGAACGCGACCAAGGATATTCTGTCCTATGGGCGCGAGTGGATCATCACTAACGTCAAGAATTCTGGCCTGCGCGGTCGGGGCGGGGCGGGCTTTTCGACTGGTTTGAAATGGTCGTTCATGCCGAAAGAGGTCAAGGATCGTCCGCACTATCTGGTCGTCAATGCCGACGAATCCGAGCCGGGCACCTGCAAAGACCGTGAGATTATGCGTCACGATCCGCATCTGCTGATCGAAGGCTGCTTAATCGCGTCATTCGCCATGCAGGCTCATGCCTGTTATATCTATCTGCGCGGCGAATATGTCTTTGAGCGCGAGCGGTTAGAAGCGGCGGTTAAGCAAGCCTATGAAGCCAAGCTCATTGGCAAAAATAATGTCCACGGCTGGGATTTCGACGTTTACGTCCACCACGGGGCCGGGGCCTATATCTGCGGCGAAGAAACTGCCCTTTTGGAATCGCTTGAAGGCAAAAAAGGCCAGCCGCGCCTCAAGCCGCCGTTCCCGGCGGGAGCGGGCCTTTATGGTTGCCCGACGACCGTGAACAATGTTGAATCGATTGCCGTCGTCGGCACGATCCTGCGTCGCGGTGCCGAATGGTTTGCCGGTTTTGGTGCGCCGAACAATACCGGCACCAAGCTTTTTTGTATTTCCGGTCATGTCGAGCGTCCTTGTAACGTCGAAGAGGCCATGTCGATACCGTTCCGTCAGTTGATCGAAGATCATTGCGGTGGGATTCGTGGTGGTTGGGGCAACCTCAAGGCGGTCATTCCGGGAGGGTCGTCGGTGCCGATGATTCCGGCCGAACAGTGTGAAAATCTGCCGATGGATTTCGATAGTCTCCGCGCCCTACGCTCTGGTTTGGGAACGGCAGCGGTTATCGTCATGGATAAATCTACAGACCTGATCCGCGCGATTGCTCGCCTTAGTTACTTCTACAAGCATGAAAGCTGCGGTCAATGTACACCCTGCCGCGAAGGTACCGGCTGGATGTGGCGGGTGATGGAGCGCATGGTCAAGGGCGATGCTGATCCGTCCGAGATCGACATGCTGCTCGAAGTCACCACACAAGTCGAAGGTCACACGATTTGCGCGCTGGGTGATGCCGCGGCTTGGCCGATTCAAGGCCTGATCCGTCATTTCCGCCATGAAATCGAAGATCGCATCACGCTTTACCGTTCACGTAAGTCTAACGTGGCCGGCCATTCTATAGCGGCGGAGTAGGGGATATGCGCGGGAAAGTTCTGTCATACGACGACAGCTTGGCTCAGGGCCTCATCAGTGGTGATGACGGCGTGCGCTATGGCTTTACCCGCGCAGACCTCATGGGCGGAACCCGTTCAGTTGCGACCGGATCGACCGTTGATTTTGAAGCGTTCGATGGCCGTGCCGTCAGCGTTTATGTCGTCTCCACAGGCCTGTCTGATAAGAACAAATGGGTAGCGGCGCTTTTGACCTTTTTCTTCGGCATCTGGGGCGTACACAAGTTCTATCTGGGTAAGAACACAGCCGGTGTCATCATGCTGGTGTGCGGCACGGTGGGCTGGTTTCTGGTCATCCCCGGCATAGCGGTCGCCCTGATATCGTTTATCGAGCTTATCATCTACCTGCTCAAATCCGAGCAGCAGTTCCACGAAGATTATGTCGCTGGCGACAGGTCTTGGTTCTGATAAATTGTTAGTATTTTTGCGTAGTTATCTTACGGTAGCTACGTTACTGAATGAGGTTTGAAGCCTATGGCGAAAGCAAAAGTCAACGGCGTTGAGGTCGAATTCGATCCCGGCATGACCGTGCTTCAGGTAGCTGAACTGGCGGGGGAAGAAATCCCACGTTTCTGTTACCATGAGCGCTTGTCGATCGCGGGCAACTGCCGGATGTGTCTGGTTGAGGTCAAGCCCGGACCGCCGAAGCCGCAAGCCTCATGCGCGCTACCCGCCGCTGAAGGTCAGGAAATTTTCACCAATACGCCGATGGTCAAAAAGGCCCGCGAAGGCGTGATGGAGTTCCTGCTGATCAACCACCCGCTCGATTGCCCGATTTGCGATCAGGGCGGCGAATGTGATCTTCAGGATCAGGCCATGGGCTATGGCCGTGGCGGTTCGCGATATGCCGAGAACAAGCGCGCTGTCGAAGAAAAATATCTTGGCCCAACGATCAAAACCTTCATGACCCGCTGCATTCAGTGCACCCGTTGCGTGCGTTTCAGCACTGAAGTCGCCGGTGTCACTGAAATGGGCATGATCTCACGCGGTGAAAATGCAGAGATTACGTCCTATCTTGAGCAGGCGGTGTCGTCTGAGCTGTCGGGTAATCTGAACGATCTGTGCCCGGTCGGCGCTTTGACCCATAAACCGTGGTCATTCAACTATCGTCCGTGGGAACTACAAAAAGTTGAGTCGATAGACGTGATGGATGCGCTGGGGGCGCACATTCGTCTGGACTATCGCGGGCCGACGGTTCTGCGCGCTCTGCCGCGTCTTAAGGAAGACATCAACGAAGAATGGATCACCGACAAAACGCGCTATGCGGTTGATGGTCTGTCGCGTCAACGCCTTGATAAGCCATACGTTCGTAAAGCTGGCGGTTTGCAAGCAACCACTTGGGCGGAAGCCTTGGGTGTAGTCGCTGACAAATTGAAAGCGACTTCGCCTGAAAAAATCGGCGTCATCGCGGGCGATCTGATCGACGCTGAAGGCCTGAAAGCCACCAAGGATTTGTTTACGTCACTGGGCGTCAATAATCTGGACTGCCGTCAGGACGGCGCAAAGATCGGCCGCGGCGCACGCGAAACCTACCTGTTCAACACGGGCATTGCAGGCATCGAAGACGCTGACGCCATCCTGATGATCGGCACGGATCTGCGTAATGAAGCGGCGCTTATTAATGCCCGTATTCGCAAGTCCTGGCTTAAGGGCGACGTGCAGGTGGCGGTTATCGGTGAGCCCTATGATCTCACCTATGATTATGTGCATTTAGGTGCGGGGCCCAAGGCTCTAAAAGATCTGAAAAAACATGCTTTCCGTGACGTTCTGAAAAACGCCAAAAAGCCCGCCGTTCTGGTGGGGAATGGCGCGATTTCGGGTAGTGACGGCGCTGCAGTGCTTAACCTGATCGCCTCCGAAGTCCTAAGTGCATATGATGTCGTGCGCGCCGACTGGAACGGCTTCAATATAGTCCACCAAGCTGCGTCGCGTGTTGCCGGGCTGGATATCGGTTTCATTCCGCAAGGTAGCGGCCTCGATGCTGAGGCAATGCTGGCTGGTGGGCTAGACGTTGTTGTACTGCTGGGTGCCGATGAAATCGATACGTCGAAGCTTAAAGGCAGCTTTGTCGTTTATATCGGTCATCACGGTGATGCGGGTGCGGCTATTGCGGATGTAATCTTGCCGTCCGCCGCCTATACGGAAAAGTCAGGCATCTATGTCAACCTCGAAGGCCGGGTGCAAATCGCTGAACGCGCTGTGTTTCCCAAGGGAGACGCCAAGGAAGATTGGGCGATTATGCGGGCCCTGTCCGAAGCTCTGGGCAAGACCTTGCCGTATGACAGCCAGTCTGATCTTCGGGCCAAACTAATCGCCGATCATCCAACCTTTGGGCGGATAGATGTGAAGCCTTCACAAAAAAGCTTTGATGTCAAAACCCTGGGTGCTAAGGGCGAGGTCTCTGACCGAGTCTTTGCGTCAAATATCAAGGATTTCTACCTGACCAACCCGATAGCCAGAGCCAGCGTGGCCATGGCGGAATGTTCCGCTGCCCGTGCGCCGAAGCTATCTGTGGCCGCTGAGTAAGAGAGACGACCGATGGAAGCAACTTCATTCTGGGCCACACCATGGGGCTGGACGATCATTACGGTCGGCCAGACCTTGGCCGTTATTGTCGGCGTGATGGTCTCTCTGGCCTTCCTGCTGTGGGGCGACCGTAAGGTCTGGGCCGGCGTTCAGATGCGCAAGGGCCCCAACGTCGTGGGGCCATTCGGTCTGATGCAATCCTTTGCCGACTTCTTTAAGTTTGTACTAAAGGAAGTCGTCATTCCGGCCGGTGCCGATAAGATCGTGTTCCTGCTGGCTCCGCTGATTACCTTTATACTGGCCTTCATGTCATGG
Protein-coding regions in this window:
- the nuoF gene encoding NADH-quinone oxidoreductase subunit NuoF; amino-acid sequence: MAKTLGILEDKDRIFTNLYGFHDWGLDGAKQRGCWNATKDILSYGREWIITNVKNSGLRGRGGAGFSTGLKWSFMPKEVKDRPHYLVVNADESEPGTCKDREIMRHDPHLLIEGCLIASFAMQAHACYIYLRGEYVFERERLEAAVKQAYEAKLIGKNNVHGWDFDVYVHHGAGAYICGEETALLESLEGKKGQPRLKPPFPAGAGLYGCPTTVNNVESIAVVGTILRRGAEWFAGFGAPNNTGTKLFCISGHVERPCNVEEAMSIPFRQLIEDHCGGIRGGWGNLKAVIPGGSSVPMIPAEQCENLPMDFDSLRALRSGLGTAAVIVMDKSTDLIRAIARLSYFYKHESCGQCTPCREGTGWMWRVMERMVKGDADPSEIDMLLEVTTQVEGHTICALGDAAAWPIQGLIRHFRHEIEDRITLYRSRKSNVAGHSIAAE
- a CDS encoding TM2 domain-containing protein, which encodes MRGKVLSYDDSLAQGLISGDDGVRYGFTRADLMGGTRSVATGSTVDFEAFDGRAVSVYVVSTGLSDKNKWVAALLTFFFGIWGVHKFYLGKNTAGVIMLVCGTVGWFLVIPGIAVALISFIELIIYLLKSEQQFHEDYVAGDRSWF
- the nuoG gene encoding NADH-quinone oxidoreductase subunit NuoG, translating into MAKAKVNGVEVEFDPGMTVLQVAELAGEEIPRFCYHERLSIAGNCRMCLVEVKPGPPKPQASCALPAAEGQEIFTNTPMVKKAREGVMEFLLINHPLDCPICDQGGECDLQDQAMGYGRGGSRYAENKRAVEEKYLGPTIKTFMTRCIQCTRCVRFSTEVAGVTEMGMISRGENAEITSYLEQAVSSELSGNLNDLCPVGALTHKPWSFNYRPWELQKVESIDVMDALGAHIRLDYRGPTVLRALPRLKEDINEEWITDKTRYAVDGLSRQRLDKPYVRKAGGLQATTWAEALGVVADKLKATSPEKIGVIAGDLIDAEGLKATKDLFTSLGVNNLDCRQDGAKIGRGARETYLFNTGIAGIEDADAILMIGTDLRNEAALINARIRKSWLKGDVQVAVIGEPYDLTYDYVHLGAGPKALKDLKKHAFRDVLKNAKKPAVLVGNGAISGSDGAAVLNLIASEVLSAYDVVRADWNGFNIVHQAASRVAGLDIGFIPQGSGLDAEAMLAGGLDVVVLLGADEIDTSKLKGSFVVYIGHHGDAGAAIADVILPSAAYTEKSGIYVNLEGRVQIAERAVFPKGDAKEDWAIMRALSEALGKTLPYDSQSDLRAKLIADHPTFGRIDVKPSQKSFDVKTLGAKGEVSDRVFASNIKDFYLTNPIARASVAMAECSAARAPKLSVAAE